Proteins found in one Pseudoxanthomonas sp. SL93 genomic segment:
- a CDS encoding GH92 family glycosyl hydrolase → MRLTVGNGPAQPYAAKRGMGYSGQHALQYRGDTAGRTRLYALDVEIGKDTTLSWMVLPEIVDGDVSTSTGVSLDLVLDDGTRLTSTGMKDQHGAALGAAGQAASMTLYPQQWARKQVRLGDLPALHGRRIKAIELELQPGSRAGASGWIDDIAIEEAPRTSARRPSDLVLTNRGTQSNSTFSRGNNIPATAMPHGFNFWVPVTDAGTLAWLYRWSEHNGPDNRPRLQALSISHQPSPWMGDRQTFQVMPSSTRGVPEGDRERRALSFSHDNELARPHTYRVDFDNGIRAEIAPTERAAIFRFRFPQGGDANLLFDNVDARAGLTLDPGTQTLHGYTETRSGLSNGATRMFVYAVFDRPWAGSGAIQTGRPTHYIKFARGDGDEVNMRIATSLISVEQARRNLEQEIGTAGFDAVRERAQAAWDALLGRVTVDGANEDQLTTVYSNLYRLFLYPNIAHENVGSVERPDWRHADQNSWSKDNAGGDALCTSAPIRTGRIYVNNGFWDTFRTSWPTYALFAPGRAGDMIDGFLQQYRDGGWIARWSSPGYADLMVGTSSDVAFTDAWLKGVRGFDAAEAYEAALRNGTVVAPVSNVGRKGLAHSMYRGYADNAVHEGLSWTLEGAINDFGLAQFGRALADAEDDPARARRYREEAEYFQARASDYAHLFDPATRFFRGRDAKGAWGQPAADFDPRIWGGDYTEANAWTFAFTVPHDVAGLATLLGGEKALADRLDTFFATPETAGREFAGTYGNVIHEMTEARDVRMGMYAHSNQPSHHIPWLYAAAGEPWKTQRITRDVLRRLYLGSEIGQGYPGDEDNGEMSAWYLFGMLGLYPLRMGAPEYVIGSPAFKRVDVKLENGHTLTVIAHGNDDRNVYVQSMKLNGRPWGRAWLRHDDIANGGVLEFVMGSTPSTWGSGSDALPPSMNGKGIAPAGMADALRNAESVALAGQTPSAVFDDDATTSLPLPARALVDVRFREATRASHYTITSGGAPLAGLGWSLQGRNTTGAWTTLDQRRAEDFQWTRQLRPFRIGKPGNYREYRLQFTNGQVIDIAELELLAARP, encoded by the coding sequence ATGCGCCTTACCGTGGGCAACGGTCCCGCGCAGCCCTACGCGGCGAAGCGCGGCATGGGCTACAGCGGTCAGCATGCGCTGCAATACAGGGGGGATACGGCCGGGCGTACACGCCTGTACGCGCTCGATGTCGAAATCGGCAAGGACACGACGCTGTCGTGGATGGTGTTGCCGGAGATCGTCGACGGCGATGTCTCCACGTCCACCGGCGTATCACTGGACCTGGTGCTCGACGATGGCACGCGGCTGACGAGCACGGGCATGAAGGATCAGCATGGCGCCGCGCTCGGTGCGGCCGGCCAGGCAGCATCCATGACGCTGTATCCCCAGCAATGGGCACGGAAGCAGGTCCGCCTGGGCGACCTGCCTGCCCTGCACGGGCGACGCATCAAGGCCATCGAGCTGGAGCTGCAGCCCGGCTCGCGCGCTGGCGCGAGCGGTTGGATCGACGACATCGCCATCGAAGAGGCGCCACGCACGTCGGCGCGGCGCCCCAGCGACCTGGTGCTGACCAACCGCGGCACGCAGTCCAACAGCACGTTCTCGCGCGGCAACAACATTCCCGCGACCGCGATGCCGCATGGATTCAACTTCTGGGTGCCGGTCACCGACGCCGGAACGCTGGCATGGCTCTATCGCTGGAGCGAGCACAACGGGCCTGACAACCGGCCTCGCCTGCAGGCGCTGTCGATCAGCCACCAGCCGAGCCCGTGGATGGGCGACCGACAGACCTTCCAGGTCATGCCATCCTCCACGCGCGGCGTGCCGGAAGGCGACCGCGAGCGCCGGGCGCTGTCGTTCTCGCACGACAATGAGCTCGCCAGGCCGCATACCTACCGGGTCGACTTCGACAACGGCATCCGCGCCGAGATCGCGCCGACCGAACGCGCGGCGATCTTCCGGTTTCGCTTCCCGCAAGGCGGGGATGCGAACCTCCTGTTCGACAACGTCGATGCACGCGCCGGCCTGACGCTGGATCCCGGCACGCAGACGCTGCACGGGTACACCGAGACCCGCAGCGGCCTGTCCAATGGCGCCACCCGTATGTTCGTCTACGCGGTCTTCGACCGGCCATGGGCCGGCAGCGGTGCCATCCAGACCGGACGCCCCACGCACTACATCAAGTTCGCGCGTGGCGATGGTGATGAAGTGAACATGCGCATCGCCACCTCGCTGATCTCGGTGGAACAGGCGCGACGCAACCTGGAGCAGGAAATCGGCACGGCAGGCTTCGATGCCGTGCGCGAACGCGCGCAGGCGGCATGGGATGCGCTGCTCGGGCGGGTGACGGTGGACGGCGCGAACGAGGACCAGCTGACGACCGTCTACTCCAATCTCTACCGCCTGTTCCTTTACCCCAACATCGCGCATGAGAACGTCGGCAGCGTCGAACGGCCCGACTGGCGGCACGCCGACCAGAACAGCTGGTCGAAGGACAATGCCGGCGGCGACGCACTGTGCACGTCCGCGCCGATCCGTACCGGCAGGATCTACGTCAACAACGGCTTCTGGGACACGTTCCGCACCAGCTGGCCCACGTACGCGCTGTTCGCACCGGGACGCGCGGGCGACATGATCGACGGCTTCCTGCAGCAGTACCGCGACGGCGGCTGGATCGCCCGCTGGTCGTCACCGGGTTATGCGGACCTGATGGTTGGCACCAGCTCCGATGTCGCGTTCACCGACGCCTGGCTCAAGGGCGTGCGGGGCTTCGATGCCGCCGAAGCCTACGAGGCGGCGCTGCGCAACGGCACGGTCGTCGCCCCCGTGTCCAACGTCGGGCGCAAGGGACTCGCGCATTCGATGTATCGCGGCTACGCGGACAACGCCGTGCACGAGGGCCTGTCGTGGACCCTGGAAGGTGCGATCAACGACTTCGGCCTGGCCCAGTTCGGCCGGGCATTGGCCGACGCCGAGGATGACCCGGCGCGCGCGCGGCGCTATCGCGAGGAGGCCGAATACTTCCAGGCCCGCGCCAGCGACTATGCCCACTTGTTCGACCCCGCAACCCGCTTCTTCCGCGGGCGCGATGCGAAGGGTGCTTGGGGGCAGCCGGCGGCGGACTTCGATCCGCGCATATGGGGCGGCGACTACACCGAGGCCAATGCATGGACGTTCGCTTTCACCGTACCGCATGACGTCGCTGGGCTGGCAACGCTGCTGGGCGGAGAAAAGGCGCTGGCGGACCGGCTTGACACGTTCTTCGCCACGCCGGAAACCGCAGGCCGGGAGTTCGCAGGCACCTACGGCAACGTCATCCACGAGATGACAGAAGCGCGTGACGTGCGGATGGGCATGTACGCGCACAGCAACCAGCCTTCGCACCACATTCCCTGGCTGTATGCCGCCGCGGGCGAGCCGTGGAAGACGCAGCGCATCACCCGTGACGTGCTGCGCCGGCTTTACCTGGGAAGCGAGATCGGCCAGGGTTATCCGGGCGACGAGGACAATGGCGAGATGTCGGCGTGGTACCTGTTCGGCATGCTGGGGCTGTATCCGTTGCGGATGGGTGCGCCGGAGTACGTCATCGGATCGCCCGCGTTCAAGCGGGTCGACGTGAAGCTTGAGAATGGGCATACGCTCACTGTCATCGCGCACGGCAACGACGACCGCAACGTCTATGTGCAGTCGATGAAGCTCAACGGTCGTCCGTGGGGCCGTGCTTGGCTGCGGCATGACGACATCGCCAATGGCGGTGTCCTGGAATTCGTCATGGGCAGCACGCCATCCACGTGGGGAAGCGGGTCCGATGCGCTACCCCCTTCGATGAACGGGAAGGGAATTGCTCCCGCAGGGATGGCGGATGCATTGCGCAACGCGGAGTCCGTCGCGCTGGCGGGGCAGACGCCGTCGGCCGTGTTCGACGACGATGCCACCACCTCGCTGCCACTGCCGGCACGGGCGTTGGTGGATGTCCGCTTTCGCGAAGCCACCCGCGCGAGTCACTACACCATCACCAGTGGTGGCGCGCCGTTGGCCGGACTGGGCTGGAGTCTGCAGGGACGCAACACGACGGGTGCCTGGACGACGCTGGACCAACGGCGTGCCGAGGACTTCCAGTGGACGCGGCAGCTGCGCCCGTTCCGTATCGGCAAGCCCGGGAACTACCGCGAGTACCGGTTGCAGTTCACGAACGGCCAGGTGATCGACATCGCCGAACTGGAACTGCTGGCCGCTCGGCCGTGA